The Zingiber officinale cultivar Zhangliang chromosome 2A, Zo_v1.1, whole genome shotgun sequence genomic sequence AAAATATGATACATATCAATTTAAATCCAACATCATATCAAACAATATGAATTGTGAATCACAGTTTTTACAATGTTTGGAAAATAAATcatgtaaaatatttcaaaggaCCTATAAATACAagaacaaccaagtcttatcccattTGGCGGGGAGTCAGTTAAACTCCAAAGCATATAAATGATGAATTTAATGAGAATCTTGGATAAACCCATAATACTTCTTTCACAGTTCCACTGGTGATGATTTATGATTACAACTTACTATCAGATGCTCCAAGTGTTCATTTTTCTAATAAATGGGTATTTAGCATCAATAAAGTACTCCTTCAATCATACTCTCAATTTTAGCTTCACTAGTATGTTATTATGACCTTTCAAAGTATTGACAGCAGATCTTATCCTTGATCTATGAGAACTTAACACAACATCATTTCCTTGACTTTGTctaacaaagaaagataactaATTGTTTTGGTCCAAGTTGTGCCTGATGTGGAAGTACCTAAATCAATTAAAACCATCAATCATCATGAAGATATATTCTCCAGAACAAAAATGTTTAGACCTTCCATCATGGCTTCATAGTACAGTCATGTTTGTGACACAAACCAAGATGGAACTAGTAATCTGCTTACAAGTTtctcaaaaaagaaaaattaatcccACAAATAATCAGAGTATTCTTACTCATCATCTATGCTTATATTGAGCTAATACTTGTGTGCATTCTAGATGTTGCCTTTTACAGAAAAATGAATACCAAGAATTAGACATCACAAGATGATCAGAATGTCGCATGATACTCTatatctttgttttttttcccttagtCTTGTTGTTCTCTTTCAAGTAAAaagtttctaacttaaccacTGTTCCTATCCTTTTAACAGTTAGGAAAACATATTTagcttttcccttttcttttactggGAAAGCAAAGCTGGTTCACCTTCAACAAACTTTACTGGATCCAGAGCATATGAACCAGAGAGGATTACTGTATGAAGTGCACTATTGCATAACATAAAGCCCAGTTACCAACTAATAAAGAAACAATGGGCAAGTTTACAACTTGCAGGCAATTAAGAACACCTCCTAGAGAAAACCTCATAAGTTAACTTGCCAGgtaaattgttttattttagaTAGAGAACTCTGATTAACTGTATTCAAGAATAAAATAACCACTGAAGTTAGGATGCCCAAAGCCCATTGGTCCCATGGGAACAAGTGTCCGTTgtctataaatatataaattagtaGCTTTCCTAATAACTCGAGTTTTTAGAATAAGTGATTAGccaaatatattaaaaatgatATTAGAGCATGAGATTGTAGATTCAGATTTGAACCTTGTTTgtgtcaaaataataataataataataataataataataagttagGCATATACCTTTGAGTCATAATTAGCATGAGGGGAGCATTGCAACTAGGAGGCTCCATGTCCATTGGTCTCACGTGGATAAGTGTCGTGATTGCAAAGTATtaacaatataaatatataaatcaatGTATTTTCTAATAGCTCAAGCTTTTGGAATAAGTAGTTAGATAAACATCGCTCAAGCTTTTGGAATAAGTAGTTAGACAAACATCTTTAACatcaacatttaaaaaaaaaaaaaccaaaaacatCTAGTAGTTACTCTCAAAATTGAAGATCTGGATAATATCCCTTTTTAGTCTTCATATAAGAAATCCAATCTTTCCCTTCAACCCTACTTTTGATTCCTAGTATCTCCTAGAGAATGTCCAGTTGTTATTTTTGGAATAACATCCAGGGGAGATGACTAAACAAGTCTCAACTGAATCTTTAAAATTTGGGGATTAAAGCTACTGCCAGTAAATTTTCACAAACGGTGTACTAACTCTCTGGCACTGACTTAAAGAATGAGAATTCCCCACTGAAATCTGTATCCTTCATCATTTCTCATATACTTCAATAAAATGCCTTAAAATAATTATCAGTGTAGATAATGATCTGAAATAACCAATACCACCAAATCAGGTAAAAAGCCAGAGAGATAATGCAACCACTTGATAAACTCCAGACTTTGCCAGCAGCCAAAAAAAAAGTTTGCAGATACACTTTgtttcaatttaatcaaattttcaCTTGATAATCAACAAAAGATGCAAtcttgaagatgaagaacttcaaaAGGGGTAAACAAAATAACTCGAGTGCATTTGTTGTGGTCTCCTAAATATAAATCAGAAGTATATTCATTGTGAAGTGGTGGATAAATAATAATAAGTAAACTACAGAAAGCATAGAATTGGGCAGAAAATCTCACCAATCTCTTCCACTCGTTCACGGTGTTGAGGTGAATCCAGCATCAAAGAGAAAACCCCTGTACATACCTTCGGGGTAACCTGGGATACCATCAACCCAACTCCACAGACCCCCGTCACTCTTTCCTGCACCTTCTTCCCACATTGCCAGCTTTCCTCTTACTCTCTTCCCAGAAAACCACACCTTGCCATCTCCACCAAAAACCTTCACCTTGTTATTGGCACCAGCTGCAGCAGCAGCCACCACTTCCAAAGGACTGGAGAAGCCGCCTCCAAAGCACCGGTACATCTCCAACGGCATCCTCCCTGCTTCATCCCACTCCATGGTGTCCAGGTCCAACCGGAGGATCAGCACCGTCGAGCACGGCGCGTCCAGCACGAAGGACGATCTCAGGCCTCCGATCATCAGAAGCTGGCGACCACCTGCCCCCGCAAGTAGCCGTGGCCGCTTGAAGATGTCGAACACGTCCCCCCACTCGTGCCGCTCAATCGGAGCCCAGCCGTGGGCTCTGCCGAGGTCTGCGAGGCTACAATAGAAGAGCTTCCACTGGCTCCTCCAGGGGGCGCCGACGTCGCAGAGGGCAAAGACGGAACCCGACATCATAATCGGGCTCCGGGGTTTGGAAGGAAGGCTGAGTGGAAACTTGAGCCATCGATCCGGGCTAGGCGCATAGGACAGTGCCGCGAGTTCGGTGACGATGACGACGGATCCACCAGGTCCCGCGATCACGGTTCCATGGCGAGACCAGGCGGAGCCAAGCGGGGGAAGAAGACGGTAGGATCCGCTTAGGGGGTTGCAAACAACGAGCGACTTGGTTTGACTCTTGGCGGAGGCATCGGCGGCGGGGGGAAAGGGGGCGGCGGTGTCGACCCAGAGGTAGAGAAGAGAGGGGGAGGCGGTGACGGGAGAGGCCGAGGGGAAGGGCAGGAAGGAGAGCGGGAGCCGGAGCCAGCGGCGAAGGTCGGGGTCAAAGGCGTGGAGCGAAGGGTGCGGCGCGGAGGCCGCGCGCGGGTGACGGAGCGCGAGGAGTCGTAGCGAGGGGAgggaggagaggaagggaggTGAGGAGAGGGCGTCGAGGAAGAGGCGAGAGACGGGCCGGCAGGCGAGAGCCTGGTGGAGAGGCAGGCGGCCGAGCACGTTGTGGAGCGCGTCCTGTGGGAGGAGCTGGATCGGGCAcgccgcctccgcctccgcctcctcGGCTCCAGCGGTGACCTCCTCTCCCGCCGCTCGACAGACGCGCATGGTCCTCGTCGTCGGCTGCCAAGGCGGTAAAGAGGAAAGGTCAGCAGAACAGCGGTCGACGACAGGATTTCAAGTCGCAGCGCAGCGCAGTCGCCACACGCTGGCACCTAATCACCCATTCACGCCGCTGCCATGACCATCCCTCCCAAAGTCCCATCCCACGGACGAATGTTCCAAACGCATCGCGTCCAACTTCGCCCCTCAATTCCGATCCATCACTCGGACGGATCAATCCGTTTAAAATCAAAATCCAATAAATTAAAAAAGCTGCTAATTTATTGAAAATCAAGTTGATTTAATCGaattaagaattttaaattttaaaattccttcTGTTCAAGTAGTTAATTCCATTTAATCAAATTTTTGATGACTCGTTGTGGGGGCGGGGGGCGTTCGTGCTTGCTATTGCTAGGCGTTGGGGCGTCGTCCTCTTCTCAACTTTGGCATCGCATTTTCTTCATATTGCTCGATGACTTGTGAACGAATTAACGTTTACAAGTGGGTGgcggatggatggatggatgaaTGGATGGATGGTGGGGCGGAGTTGCTACCAAGTCAAATGTTTGTTTTTACGCTGTCATCGTTTGCCCGATGGGTCCTCGTGCGTACAGCGCCCAGTCCAACTTTACCCATTACGGGTTTAATGAGGCCAAAATAGATTTCGCATGGTCGACTCCATCACATGTGTTTGTCCATTCATCTCATCAGAGTTTCTCTTTGTCCATTTAGTGCACCATCTTTATAAAAGTTAGTATCTCTTCTCGCATGTACTTTGTTTCCTTTTTTATTGAAGAGCTTTTGGAGGATAAGGTCGATGCCTTGAGACTCGATTAATTTCACCATGCTTGCATTCTTTAGTTAATGTCTTGATATCCCCACGAATAGTTCTAGTGATTAACACATTAGATGTTGTCATCATGAGATTTGAAATTCGAATTTCAATAAAATCGAGATATTGGGGCTCTGGggtgaacgtattcaccttttgtcatCGTTTAATTAATGTGTTGAAATCAAGTTGTTGAGTCCTACTAAACCATTATaattgttttaaatttaattagaaattaattttaacatttattttctataaaataataatgttatttttttactttatttcaatttcaaaaatagtattatttatttattttattgatttAATAATATATTTGATTAGTTTAATCATGTAAGGCATGCCGACAACAATCAAACAAGTTGGATGAACAAGAAGAGCAAGTGGGTGAGCTAAGGAAGCCAATCAAAATAGTTAGATTAGTCGATTTGATTAGGACAAAAAGTTAGGTCATCGAGATGAGGTGGTAGGTTGGTTATAACACTCTTTATCTATTTTAGTAATTTAGTAATATATTTGATTAGCATAATCATGTAAGCCATACCAACAAGAATCAAATTAGCCGATCAAAATAGTACTTAAGTTAGTCAATTTGGTTGGGATAGAGAATTGGGCAATTGAGACGAGTATTTGTAGGGATAGGGCCTCCTACAATATCACATTAATaccatattaaaattaaaaaatctccCTCATCTTTTCACTGTAGAACAAAAAAAAACTTCTCAACAATATTTTTATTGTCCCATGCTTTCttacaaaaaattataattaaaaaattacaatCTCTCACCAACTCCTTtactatattttttatttaaacaaaaattaaaaataattttaatactgCCACATCAGCAATGGGAAGCTCCCATTGCGGATGTTCTAAATGAGCCAAACCAAGTTTAGCATCGttcaatattatttatttaacttctTTTATTAAGAAACTTATTGAGCTCGagcattttatcaagctcaaATCCAAGAACAACCTCATACATTTTAAATTGCACACTTGTTCACAAGTAGTTTTTCagtttacaaactctttttttccCAGTCATTTGCATATTCTTCTTTTGCAATCACTGTCAGCATCCTCGCTTGCAGCTGTAACCTGAGAAACTGTATCTAGTCGGGCAAACAGATCTGTTTTTTAAATGGAACAAAGAAACAAGAGGGAGAAGAAATTAAACCAATGCTAGCTGATCGTTTTATGGAGAAGAAATTAAACCAATGCTAGCTGATCGTTTTATGGATCTGATTCCACCTCTAGTTTTTCAGCAATCTCAATGTTCAAAACTAAGGTAGGACCAAGAGTTGAGAAATATAAACTATGTATAATATGTTTTTTTCCCTAAGAAAACTCTTTATCTGATTCAAATAGACTTGAATTATGAAATTAATGATGATTCCGTAACACCTCGATATTAATAGTGACATTAAATTTATTAATGATGATTTTGTAACTGATCTGTCTGAGAATCGAGATGATGGACGCTGGGGGTGTGGcgctcacgttgactggatgGACTTCGAACGACTGGGACCTACAACCACAAAACGTCAGTGCCAAGCCAAGGAGGGGTTCCCAGGCATtaaccctccgacgttcaagtcagatcTCCGGCGATGACCACAAGAAAGCAAAGTAGTGAAACGAAAGTCGCGGAGTAACAGTAGCTACAGTAAATGTCCataaaagagataaaacagaattatcaaaattgaccggatcaaattaccaaatcaaatcatattagtatttggattattctaataattttgttataattattcttagaataattctgttatttattaagtagttattgaccaagtattttttgaacattatatattgtattgtccttaggacaaatatcaatgaacaatagattttattgctctcatattatttcttgctctctccctattcttcctcttacatggtatcagagtcatctctTTTTTATCTTCCCTCAATTTCTTGAGGCGGAGATTGTATAAACGAACaaacaaaaaatatttatttttcttccgctgccaaccccattgcttctctttcctctgtctttatctctattttttttttcgtcTATGTGATTTCTTCTCCAC encodes the following:
- the LOC122041867 gene encoding SKP1-interacting partner 15-like codes for the protein MRVCRAAGEEVTAGAEEAEAEAACPIQLLPQDALHNVLGRLPLHQALACRPVSRLFLDALSSPPFLSSLPSLRLLALRHPRAASAPHPSLHAFDPDLRRWLRLPLSFLPFPSASPVTASPSLLYLWVDTAAPFPPAADASAKSQTKSLVVCNPLSGSYRLLPPLGSAWSRHGTVIAGPGGSVVIVTELAALSYAPSPDRWLKFPLSLPSKPRSPIMMSGSVFALCDVGAPWRSQWKLFYCSLADLGRAHGWAPIERHEWGDVFDIFKRPRLLAGAGGRQLLMIGGLRSSFVLDAPCSTVLILRLDLDTMEWDEAGRMPLEMYRCFGGGFSSPLEVVAAAAAGANNKVKVFGGDGKVWFSGKRVRGKLAMWEEGAGKSDGGLWSWVDGIPGYPEGMYRGFLFDAGFTSTP